A region of Planococcus sp. MSAK28401 DNA encodes the following proteins:
- a CDS encoding type II secretion system F family protein encodes MARYKYEGRDRKKIRSGIAVANSRREAVEKLRDDGIRVIDIREMPATTLQKDIVIGNPVKRDQFIMFLRQFSTLMRAGVTIVDSIHILSQQVESKALRKALSEIAEELRKGNSLSDSLAKYPKIFEPLTINLVKAGELSGNIDESLDSLATHYDKAYQTRQKVVSAMSYPVVVGVLAIGVVIFLLSSIVPMFADMFEGFGGELPMITQIVMAASGFVMSYWYLLILAVLAMTSVIWLMRKNPKGNMILDTLLLKLPIFGRILQKSALARLTRTLSSLFSSSVPILQCLTMTEKVVGNAVMSKVILASRDSLERGGSLTEPMRKHWAFPPLIPHMIAIGEQTGSLDHMLSKVAEFYEKEVDAETDRLKALIEPLMIVFLAALVGTIVLAIMMPMFEMFQNVDNL; translated from the coding sequence GTGGCCCGCTATAAATATGAAGGCCGGGATCGAAAAAAAATCCGAAGCGGCATAGCTGTAGCCAATAGCCGACGAGAAGCGGTAGAGAAACTTCGCGATGATGGAATCCGCGTAATCGACATCCGTGAAATGCCTGCCACTACGCTGCAAAAAGATATTGTCATCGGCAATCCCGTTAAACGCGACCAGTTTATTATGTTCCTGCGCCAGTTTTCAACCTTAATGCGGGCAGGCGTAACGATTGTTGATTCGATTCATATCCTGTCCCAGCAGGTCGAATCGAAAGCTTTGCGAAAAGCGCTATCGGAAATCGCGGAAGAACTGCGAAAAGGCAATTCCTTGTCCGACTCGCTGGCAAAATACCCGAAGATTTTCGAGCCGTTGACGATCAATTTAGTGAAAGCGGGAGAGTTATCGGGAAATATCGATGAATCACTGGACAGTCTAGCGACGCATTACGATAAAGCCTATCAGACAAGGCAAAAAGTGGTGTCTGCAATGTCCTATCCGGTTGTGGTCGGCGTCCTGGCGATCGGCGTCGTTATTTTCCTATTATCTTCGATCGTTCCGATGTTTGCTGATATGTTCGAAGGCTTTGGTGGCGAACTGCCGATGATCACACAAATTGTCATGGCTGCTTCAGGCTTCGTGATGAGCTATTGGTATTTACTCATATTGGCCGTATTAGCAATGACGTCAGTTATTTGGCTGATGCGCAAAAATCCGAAAGGCAATATGATTCTTGATACTTTGCTTTTAAAGCTGCCTATATTCGGAAGGATTTTGCAGAAATCTGCACTCGCCCGGCTTACGAGAACATTGAGTTCACTGTTTTCCAGCTCGGTGCCTATTCTACAATGCTTGACGATGACCGAAAAAGTTGTCGGCAACGCCGTCATGTCGAAAGTTATCCTGGCTTCACGGGATTCACTGGAACGCGGCGGCTCGTTAACTGAACCGATGCGCAAACATTGGGCATTCCCTCCGCTAATCCCTCATATGATTGCCATTGGGGAACAGACCGGATCACTCGATCATATGCTTAGCAAAGTGGCGGAGTTTTATGAGAAGGAAGTGGACGCTGAAACCGACCGTTTGAAGGCATTGATAGAGCCGCTCATGATCGTTTTTCTTGCTGCATTAGTCGGGACTATAGTTCTAGCTATAATGATGCCGATGTTCGAAATGTTCCAAAATGTAGACAATTTGTAG
- a CDS encoding prepilin-type N-terminal cleavage/methylation domain-containing protein: MKKYLQKKLNNEKGMTLIELLAVIVIIAIIAAIAIPAIGNIIENSRVGAAKSDALSAISAAELYLADNPTATTVLLADLEDGYIDDAGTLTGFTYTPAGAADASFAGASTVDGGIAITYAAGTTKADVSALPNNSETGDGDTISITGR, translated from the coding sequence ATGAAAAAATACTTGCAGAAGAAATTAAACAATGAGAAAGGCATGACATTGATCGAGCTTTTGGCCGTTATCGTAATCATTGCGATTATTGCTGCAATTGCTATTCCGGCGATTGGGAATATTATTGAAAATAGCCGTGTAGGAGCTGCCAAATCAGATGCTTTAAGCGCAATTTCTGCTGCAGAATTGTACTTGGCCGATAATCCTACTGCTACAACTGTTTTACTTGCTGACCTTGAAGATGGATATATTGACGATGCTGGAACTCTTACTGGCTTTACTTATACGCCTGCCGGAGCAGCAGATGCTAGTTTTGCTGGTGCTTCGACAGTAGATGGAGGCATTGCGATTACTTATGCTGCTGGCACTACTAAAGCTGATGTTTCTGCATTACCTAATAACTCAGAAACTGGCGACGGTGATACTATTTCAATTACTGGTCGTTAA
- the pilM gene encoding type IV pilus biogenesis protein PilM codes for MALSFFSRKARVVTITIEEDAIRHVDLKSSMPIELNCAEELLLPEGIIEEGKIVDADALAAELGKAVNQWGLSKKSVRFLAPDEFVIIRKVPYPEEVEADELKGHFFIEIGSTLYLPFEDPVFDVVPYHPDDEEREAIIIASKESVMQTYEDVFDQVKLKALVADITPLALYRLAYLEHDFHEDEHIMLIDLQSKKMTVSIFHEHYPMFMRPVDLEVSDPYMSDRSAVMETIEIEAEKLANFYRYNMNSGEMGITKIICNGEFYDWRSFQRNLEVRFQLQVLPLVLNVIPCGDEKDVSRRFNRAIGLALKEV; via the coding sequence ATGGCCTTATCGTTTTTCTCGAGAAAAGCACGCGTCGTCACCATCACTATAGAAGAAGACGCGATCCGTCATGTCGACCTGAAATCCTCTATGCCGATTGAGCTGAATTGTGCGGAAGAATTGCTTCTTCCCGAAGGCATCATCGAAGAGGGCAAGATTGTTGACGCGGATGCGCTGGCTGCGGAACTCGGTAAGGCTGTCAATCAGTGGGGTCTCTCTAAGAAGTCAGTCCGCTTCCTCGCCCCTGACGAATTCGTTATTATCCGCAAAGTACCATACCCCGAAGAAGTCGAAGCCGATGAACTGAAAGGCCATTTCTTTATCGAAATCGGTTCGACGCTTTACCTGCCCTTTGAAGATCCCGTCTTCGATGTGGTGCCGTATCATCCTGATGATGAAGAACGGGAAGCGATCATTATCGCTTCTAAGGAATCAGTCATGCAGACCTATGAAGATGTGTTTGACCAAGTGAAACTGAAGGCCTTGGTTGCAGATATTACGCCGCTTGCTCTTTACCGGTTAGCGTATCTTGAACATGATTTTCATGAAGATGAACACATCATGCTTATCGATTTGCAGTCGAAAAAAATGACCGTTTCCATTTTTCATGAACATTACCCGATGTTTATGAGGCCGGTGGATTTGGAAGTTTCAGATCCGTATATGTCCGATCGCTCCGCTGTTATGGAGACCATTGAAATCGAAGCTGAAAAATTAGCGAACTTCTACCGCTACAATATGAACAGCGGAGAAATGGGAATCACTAAAATCATCTGCAATGGTGAATTTTATGATTGGCGATCTTTCCAGCGAAACTTGGAAGTCCGTTTTCAATTGCAAGTGTTGCCATTGGTTTTGAACGTCATTCCCTGCGGTGACGAAAAAGATGTTTCAAGACGCTTTAATCGGGCCATCGGTCTCGCGCTGAAAGAGGTGTAA
- a CDS encoding PilN domain-containing protein — MLVDINLLPQKERDRPAFLIAAISILLLAVIIWAVLAFMASSHENEQQVLNAQAVQVAAEQAAIRSQLEVAQGMNEEQQLKATVDWAESYQFDTVPLLEELVSILPERGFFDNFSYTGLDEVVLSVQFDTTREAAYYLAQLKASELIESAMLDTVVQEEFDTEEVEENIDNEEIVIQETPRYIATYTIIFIDDRLPTEDSAVAGEAANEEPGDEVLDEPAEDGDADVEVDVEPDEPTATTEPAETTPIEIGGDGQ, encoded by the coding sequence ATGTTGGTTGATATTAACTTGTTGCCGCAAAAAGAACGGGACCGCCCCGCGTTTTTGATTGCGGCGATTTCCATTTTATTATTGGCCGTCATTATCTGGGCGGTTTTGGCGTTTATGGCTAGTTCCCATGAAAATGAACAGCAAGTTTTGAATGCGCAAGCTGTGCAAGTAGCAGCTGAACAAGCGGCAATCCGCTCTCAATTGGAGGTAGCCCAGGGCATGAACGAAGAGCAGCAATTGAAAGCCACTGTGGATTGGGCGGAAAGCTATCAATTCGATACCGTTCCATTATTGGAAGAGTTGGTATCCATTTTGCCGGAGCGCGGATTTTTTGACAATTTCTCATATACCGGCTTGGACGAGGTGGTTTTGTCGGTCCAATTCGATACAACACGGGAAGCTGCTTATTACTTGGCGCAGTTGAAAGCATCAGAACTGATTGAGTCGGCGATGTTAGACACCGTTGTACAAGAAGAGTTTGATACTGAAGAAGTTGAAGAAAATATCGATAATGAAGAAATTGTTATTCAGGAAACGCCACGCTATATCGCTACCTATACAATTATCTTCATTGACGACCGCCTGCCGACAGAAGATAGTGCTGTCGCTGGTGAAGCGGCAAATGAAGAACCGGGAGACGAAGTCCTGGATGAACCTGCAGAAGATGGAGATGCGGATGTTGAAGTCGATGTAGAACCTGATGAGCCTACGGCAACCACGGAACCGGCTGAAACCACTCCAATAGAAATAGGGGGGGATGGCCAATGA
- a CDS encoding pilus assembly protein PilO, translating to MSSLSKTQKEKGLIGLAVILLLAIAAYSYFFLYAPAKEAKLQAEQILSSERDVLVTLQTQLRELPEGERVSIRELQKKVSVEALTEMIVLQVEQAELLSNTLINNIGITEGVVELPVAVEGLENLQEVLTTVTINANEYQDITTFIDEVESMERILIVEAIDFDSTEEVIAIDQEIDPIEATLTFSAYFRPDLIELADSLPKLDAPAPAGKVNPLPQNDGTDFAVEFETAEDEGVDSDSENEDEENAAVTEQ from the coding sequence ATGAGCAGCTTATCAAAAACCCAAAAAGAAAAAGGCTTAATCGGCTTAGCGGTTATTTTACTTCTGGCTATCGCGGCATACTCGTATTTCTTTCTATATGCACCAGCAAAAGAAGCCAAGCTGCAAGCAGAACAGATTTTGAGTTCTGAGCGGGACGTATTGGTTACTCTGCAAACGCAACTAAGGGAATTGCCGGAAGGTGAGAGAGTCAGCATCAGAGAATTGCAGAAAAAAGTATCAGTGGAAGCATTGACGGAAATGATTGTACTGCAAGTCGAACAAGCTGAATTGCTTTCGAATACATTGATCAATAATATCGGCATCACTGAAGGCGTGGTGGAATTGCCAGTCGCGGTGGAAGGGCTTGAAAACCTCCAGGAAGTCTTAACGACGGTGACAATCAACGCCAATGAATACCAGGATATTACTACATTCATCGACGAAGTCGAATCAATGGAGCGCATCTTGATAGTCGAAGCAATTGATTTTGATTCTACCGAGGAAGTTATTGCCATTGATCAGGAGATTGATCCCATCGAAGCAACACTCACTTTTTCAGCCTATTTCCGTCCGGATCTCATTGAGTTAGCAGACAGTTTGCCCAAACTAGATGCACCGGCGCCTGCAGGCAAGGTCAACCCTTTGCCTCAAAATGACGGAACGGATTTTGCTGTAGAGTTTGAAACGGCAGAAGATGAAGGCGTTGATAGTGACTCAGAAAATGAAGACGAAGAAAATGCAGCCGTTACAGAACAATGA
- a CDS encoding prepilin peptidase — MILTYSIFFSLFGLVFGSFYNVVGLRVPKKQSIAYPPSHCTNCERRLTAIDLVPVFSYLFLKGRCRTCGSKIHWVYPMMEAITAVLFTIVFLKFGLTPELIIGLLFVSLLVIITVSDIAYMLIPDKVLLPFAAVLLILRFVIPLDPWWDSLVGASVGFSVLLLIAILSKGGMGGGDIKLFFVIGLVLGTAGALLTLFFASFIGAIAGIILLRVRKQGRKTPIPFGPSIALSAVLVYLWGEQFIGWYFNLFM, encoded by the coding sequence ATGATACTAACTTATTCAATTTTTTTCTCACTATTTGGCCTGGTGTTCGGCTCGTTTTATAATGTCGTTGGCTTGCGTGTCCCCAAAAAACAATCAATCGCTTATCCGCCATCTCATTGCACGAACTGTGAGCGGCGCTTGACGGCCATTGACTTGGTACCTGTCTTTTCTTATTTATTCCTCAAAGGCCGATGCCGCACGTGCGGTTCAAAGATTCACTGGGTCTATCCGATGATGGAAGCGATCACCGCCGTTTTGTTCACGATTGTGTTCTTGAAGTTTGGCTTGACGCCGGAATTGATCATCGGCCTGTTGTTCGTGTCGCTGCTCGTCATCATCACCGTGTCGGATATCGCCTATATGCTTATACCGGATAAAGTGCTATTGCCGTTTGCGGCGGTGCTGCTCATATTGCGTTTCGTCATTCCGCTCGATCCGTGGTGGGATTCGCTCGTCGGTGCGTCGGTCGGATTTTCCGTCCTGCTGTTGATTGCCATTTTATCTAAAGGAGGCATGGGCGGGGGAGATATCAAATTGTTTTTTGTCATCGGGCTCGTGCTCGGAACGGCCGGGGCTTTGCTGACGTTGTTCTTCGCCTCATTTATCGGTGCGATCGCAGGAATCATTTTGCTTCGAGTAAGAAAACAAGGCCGAAAAACACCGATTCCGTTCGGCCCGTCAATCGCTTTATCCGCCGTCCTCGTCTATTTATGGGGCGAACAATTTATTGGTTGGTATTTCAATTTATTTATGTAG
- a CDS encoding AbgT family transporter, with protein sequence MKNQKRGLFQKSLDRIETIGNKLPHPVTLFAVLAIVVLAVSALLANLGISVEHPGQEGEIVEVKNLLNAEGIQYIFASMVDNFIGFAPLGVVLVTMLGIGVAERTGLISAVLRGFVLSIPKFLITGGLVFAGIMSSVASDAGYVVLPPLGAVIFIALGRHPLAGLAAAFAGVSAGFSANLLLSATDAMLGELTIAAASIIDPGYAEGMNIAMNYYFIIVSVFLLTIVGAVVTEKVVEPRLGEYKGEFREEMTGLTTLEKKGLLWAGITTLIGVILTALLIVPENGVLRGEDGGIVQSPFMSSLVPIITILFFLPGLAYGIATKNIKSDKDVAAQMSDTMASMGVFIVLAFTAGQFVAYFAESNMGMVLGVYGAQALESMSLTGIPLIIGFVIVVGIINLFIGSASAKWAMLAPVFVPIMMQLGYSPELTQMAYRIADSSTNIITPLMTYFAIVIAFAQKYDKKMGIGTLISVMFPYSIFFMIFWTIMLIVWMLFGLDLGPASPIRYNG encoded by the coding sequence TTGAAAAACCAAAAACGGGGATTGTTCCAAAAATCCCTCGACCGCATCGAAACGATCGGTAATAAACTGCCGCATCCGGTGACCTTGTTTGCGGTTCTCGCAATCGTCGTCCTCGCGGTTTCCGCTTTGCTGGCGAACCTCGGCATTTCAGTCGAACACCCAGGCCAAGAAGGCGAAATCGTGGAAGTGAAGAACTTATTGAACGCAGAAGGCATTCAATACATCTTCGCGAGCATGGTCGATAACTTCATCGGCTTCGCACCGCTCGGCGTCGTGCTCGTGACGATGCTCGGGATCGGGGTTGCGGAACGCACAGGCCTCATCTCCGCTGTGTTGCGCGGATTCGTCCTGTCGATTCCGAAATTCCTCATCACTGGCGGGCTCGTCTTCGCTGGTATCATGTCGAGTGTTGCATCGGATGCTGGATATGTCGTCTTGCCTCCACTCGGCGCAGTGATCTTTATCGCACTTGGACGCCATCCGCTTGCCGGCCTCGCCGCGGCGTTTGCCGGTGTCTCTGCCGGATTCTCTGCCAACTTGTTGCTATCGGCAACGGACGCGATGCTCGGGGAACTGACCATCGCAGCCGCTTCGATCATCGATCCGGGCTATGCTGAAGGCATGAACATCGCGATGAACTATTACTTCATCATCGTCTCTGTGTTCTTGTTGACGATCGTCGGCGCTGTCGTAACGGAAAAAGTCGTCGAACCACGCCTTGGCGAATACAAAGGCGAGTTCCGCGAAGAAATGACCGGCCTGACAACGCTTGAGAAAAAAGGCCTGCTATGGGCTGGGATCACAACGCTAATCGGTGTCATTTTGACGGCTCTTCTCATCGTTCCGGAAAATGGCGTATTGCGCGGAGAAGACGGCGGCATCGTCCAATCTCCGTTCATGAGCTCACTCGTTCCGATCATCACCATCCTGTTCTTCTTGCCGGGCCTTGCTTACGGTATCGCGACGAAGAACATCAAGAGCGACAAAGACGTCGCTGCACAAATGTCTGACACAATGGCATCAATGGGCGTCTTCATCGTCCTGGCTTTCACAGCCGGACAATTCGTCGCTTACTTCGCTGAATCAAACATGGGCATGGTGCTCGGCGTCTATGGTGCCCAGGCACTAGAATCCATGAGCCTGACGGGCATCCCGTTGATCATCGGCTTTGTCATCGTAGTCGGGATCATCAATTTGTTCATCGGTTCCGCTTCCGCAAAATGGGCGATGCTTGCACCGGTCTTCGTGCCAATCATGATGCAGCTCGGCTATTCGCCGGAACTGACGCAAATGGCTTACCGCATCGCTGATTCATCAACCAACATCATCACACCGCTTATGACGTATTTTGCGATTGTTATCGCATTCGCACAGAAATACGACAAGAAAATGGGCATCGGTACATTGATCTCGGTCATGTTCCCATACTCGATTTTCTTCATGATTTTCTGGACCATCATGTTGATCGTCTGGATGTTGTTCGGTCTTGATCTTGGGCCAGCTTCACCGATCCGCTATAACGGATAA
- a CDS encoding Maf family protein, which yields MKFTAKHPLILASQSPRRQELLGLLGIPFDIVPSDIPEPDPQDFNSPVDYVHACAVQKAKDIAGKHPEALVIGSDTVVVLNGEILLKPKDQQQASAYLRKLSGKTHEVITAVCVRRGDEEMAFHERVQVRFYELPEAWIDAYTDTEDPYDKAGAYGIQTVSGLFVEKIEGDYNAVVGLPIAKLLQHLTHAGYVKVEGAHDYAQ from the coding sequence ATGAAGTTCACAGCGAAACATCCGCTTATCCTGGCCTCGCAATCACCGCGCCGCCAAGAACTGCTTGGCCTGCTCGGAATTCCGTTTGACATTGTGCCAAGCGATATCCCGGAACCCGATCCGCAAGATTTCAATTCACCGGTTGATTACGTCCATGCGTGCGCTGTACAAAAAGCGAAAGATATCGCAGGGAAGCACCCTGAAGCGCTCGTCATCGGATCGGATACTGTCGTCGTATTAAACGGGGAAATTTTATTGAAGCCAAAAGACCAACAGCAAGCGTCTGCGTATTTGCGCAAATTGTCGGGCAAGACCCACGAAGTCATCACTGCCGTTTGCGTGCGCCGTGGCGATGAGGAAATGGCGTTTCATGAACGTGTACAAGTGCGTTTCTACGAATTGCCTGAGGCTTGGATCGATGCCTATACCGACACTGAAGATCCTTACGACAAAGCCGGGGCTTACGGCATCCAAACCGTATCGGGCTTGTTTGTGGAAAAAATCGAAGGCGATTACAACGCAGTCGTCGGCTTGCCTATAGCAAAGCTGCTCCAGCACTTGACTCATGCGGGCTATGTAAAAGTCGAAGGAGCGCATGACTATGCCCAATGA
- the radC gene encoding RadC family protein: MPNDQALMIRDVHIADRPRERLIKQGAVSLSNQELIAILLRTGTREESVLHLANRVLKQFEHLHELKHAAIEEMTAINGIGEAKAVQLLAAIELGRRLASKQTDERFTIRSPKDAANYLMDDMTSLKQEHFVCLFLNIKNQVMHRQTIFVGSLNASIVHPREIFREAVRRSTASIVCAHNHPSGNPAPSPEDIDVTKRLMEAGSIIGIELLDHIIIGDHQFTSLKEKGFM, encoded by the coding sequence ATGCCCAATGACCAAGCGTTGATGATCCGCGATGTCCATATAGCCGACCGGCCGCGCGAACGGCTTATTAAACAAGGAGCGGTGAGCTTATCCAATCAAGAGCTCATCGCCATCCTGTTGCGCACGGGCACCCGCGAGGAATCGGTTCTCCATCTCGCGAACCGTGTGCTCAAGCAATTCGAACATCTTCATGAATTAAAGCACGCCGCCATCGAAGAAATGACAGCGATCAACGGCATCGGCGAAGCAAAAGCCGTCCAGCTGCTCGCCGCCATTGAGCTGGGGCGAAGGCTCGCTTCCAAACAGACCGATGAACGCTTTACGATCCGCTCCCCGAAAGACGCCGCCAATTATTTAATGGATGACATGACGTCGCTCAAGCAAGAGCATTTCGTCTGTTTATTCCTCAACATCAAAAATCAAGTGATGCACCGCCAAACCATTTTTGTCGGGAGCCTCAACGCCTCCATCGTCCATCCCCGCGAAATTTTCCGCGAAGCCGTCAGACGCTCGACCGCATCGATTGTCTGTGCGCATAACCATCCTTCTGGAAATCCTGCCCCATCTCCTGAAGACATCGATGTCACCAAGCGGCTCATGGAAGCCGGCTCGATCATCGGCATCGAACTGCTCGACCATATCATCATCGGCGACCATCAATTCACTTCATTAAAAGAAAAGGGGTTCATGTAG
- a CDS encoding rod shape-determining protein, translating into MFGFASKDIGIDLGTANTLVYLKGRGIVLREPSIVIKNTRTNEIVAVGKRARDMMGRTPGNIVALRPMQDGVISDYDTTLAMIKHCISEATGKAPGKWRGGKVMICVPYGVTSIEQRAVLDAARAVGAAEAYTIEEPFAAAIGAGLPVWEPVGSMVVDIGGGTAEVAIISLGGIVSSESIRVGGDEMDEAIKQYVRKRYNVVIGERTAENLKMGIGTAAVLSDEEAQAEMEIRGRDLVTGFPKTLTITAKEMEEALKESVSRIVEGLGTTLEKTPPELASDIMDRGIVLTGGGALLKNLDKVIADAVGMAVFTADQPLDCVALGTGRALENFDRYRTAIERR; encoded by the coding sequence GTGTTTGGATTTGCTTCAAAAGATATCGGCATCGACCTCGGGACGGCGAATACGCTCGTTTATTTAAAAGGGCGCGGCATCGTGCTCCGGGAGCCATCGATTGTCATCAAGAATACCCGTACGAATGAAATCGTCGCCGTCGGAAAGCGCGCGCGCGACATGATGGGCAGAACACCAGGCAATATCGTCGCGTTGCGTCCGATGCAGGACGGCGTCATCTCCGACTACGACACGACGCTTGCGATGATCAAACATTGCATCAGTGAAGCGACTGGCAAAGCGCCGGGCAAATGGCGCGGCGGCAAAGTGATGATCTGCGTGCCTTATGGCGTGACATCAATTGAACAGCGCGCCGTTTTGGATGCTGCGCGTGCGGTTGGGGCAGCGGAAGCTTATACGATCGAAGAGCCTTTCGCCGCAGCGATCGGCGCAGGGCTCCCGGTATGGGAACCTGTCGGCAGCATGGTCGTCGATATAGGAGGCGGAACGGCGGAAGTCGCCATCATCTCGCTCGGCGGCATCGTATCGAGTGAATCGATCCGCGTCGGCGGGGACGAGATGGACGAAGCGATCAAGCAGTACGTCCGCAAGCGCTATAATGTCGTCATCGGGGAACGCACAGCCGAAAACCTGAAAATGGGCATCGGCACCGCTGCAGTCTTGAGTGATGAGGAAGCGCAAGCGGAGATGGAAATCCGCGGGCGCGACCTCGTGACCGGCTTCCCGAAAACCTTGACAATCACCGCAAAAGAAATGGAAGAAGCGTTGAAAGAATCCGTGTCGCGCATCGTCGAAGGCCTCGGTACCACGCTCGAGAAGACGCCGCCTGAACTGGCATCCGATATCATGGACCGCGGCATCGTCTTGACGGGCGGCGGGGCACTGTTGAAGAATCTCGATAAAGTGATCGCGGATGCGGTTGGAATGGCGGTGTTCACCGCGGACCAGCCGCTCGATTGTGTCGCGCTCGGAACAGGGCGCGCACTTGAAAACTTCGACCGTTACCGTACGGCGATCGAAAGACGCTAA
- the mreC gene encoding rod shape-determining protein MreC: MPQFLSNKRLILLLIGVILLVALISLTLRDRGQVSLPEQIVKEAVGAGQSVFSRPAHFVTGVFDNIDSLINTFEENRLLKARLEEFAGVQAEVTDLRSENEELKELVGKEEDLREYNPIQAVVIARNPDQWEEKIILNRGTNHGVKENMAVMTAGGLIGKVTIVTPTTSTVELVTTQNPNYRVSAMVLGEDDVFGLIEGYDAERRELLLKRIDFSVDLKEGDQVVSSGLGGIFPKGIVIGEITEVTIDEFGLTKLAYVKPAADFSMLNHVVIADRLAPEVDGEDNGVTEEEEEES; the protein is encoded by the coding sequence ATGCCACAATTTTTATCGAATAAGCGGCTTATCCTGCTGTTGATCGGCGTCATCCTGCTCGTCGCTTTGATTTCCTTGACGCTCCGGGACCGCGGCCAAGTGTCGCTGCCCGAACAGATCGTCAAGGAAGCGGTAGGCGCCGGGCAATCGGTATTTTCACGGCCCGCACATTTTGTGACCGGTGTTTTTGACAATATCGACTCGCTGATCAACACATTTGAAGAAAACCGCCTGCTGAAAGCGCGCCTCGAAGAATTCGCGGGCGTGCAGGCAGAAGTGACCGATCTCCGTTCCGAAAACGAGGAACTGAAAGAACTCGTCGGCAAAGAAGAAGATTTACGTGAATACAACCCGATCCAAGCGGTCGTCATCGCCCGCAACCCGGATCAATGGGAAGAAAAAATTATCTTGAACCGTGGGACCAATCACGGCGTCAAGGAAAATATGGCCGTCATGACCGCCGGCGGCTTGATCGGCAAAGTGACAATTGTTACCCCGACTACGTCGACGGTGGAACTGGTAACGACGCAAAACCCGAACTACCGCGTATCAGCGATGGTGCTCGGCGAGGATGATGTGTTCGGGTTGATTGAAGGCTACGATGCCGAGCGCCGTGAGCTGCTGCTCAAGCGCATCGATTTCTCGGTCGACTTGAAAGAAGGCGACCAGGTCGTCTCGAGCGGGCTCGGCGGCATCTTCCCGAAAGGCATCGTCATTGGGGAAATCACCGAAGTGACAATCGATGAATTCGGCTTGACGAAATTGGCGTATGTGAAACCGGCAGCTGACTTCTCGATGCTCAACCATGTCGTCATCGCAGACCGCCTCGCTCCAGAAGTTGACGGGGAAGACAATGGTGTGACGGAAGAAGAGGAAGAGGAATCATGA
- the mreD gene encoding rod shape-determining protein MreD, translated as MIRFLVPIVCLVLFFVEPIFGLFSPLSIGGSLYYVVPRFLILFLIFLTVFYELRHALFYGLFFGLLYDVFYIDIIGLYSFLYPAVCLIAAYFFKKIPQNLLSATLLALGLLIAMEVALYLFFQLIGLTDAPAGTFLTSRLWPTLIANALYLGLLGWVFRSMMVTQDPQRGTKFGLY; from the coding sequence ATGATCCGCTTCCTCGTGCCCATCGTCTGCCTTGTATTGTTTTTCGTCGAACCGATTTTCGGGCTGTTTTCACCGCTGTCAATCGGCGGCTCGCTGTATTACGTCGTCCCGCGTTTCCTCATTTTATTCCTGATTTTCCTGACTGTTTTCTACGAACTGCGTCATGCGTTGTTTTACGGTTTGTTCTTCGGCCTCTTGTATGATGTCTTTTACATTGATATTATTGGATTATATTCTTTTCTGTATCCGGCCGTCTGCCTGATCGCCGCGTACTTTTTCAAAAAGATTCCACAAAATCTGCTGTCGGCGACGCTGCTGGCACTCGGTCTCCTTATCGCGATGGAAGTGGCACTTTACCTATTCTTCCAATTGATCGGATTGACCGACGCGCCAGCCGGGACGTTTTTGACATCCAGATTGTGGCCGACCTTAATCGCCAACGCCCTTTACTTAGGATTGCTTGGCTGGGTGTTCAGGTCGATGATGGTCACGCAAGATCCACAGCGTGGCACTAAGTTCGGGTTATATTAA